A window from bacterium encodes these proteins:
- a CDS encoding translocation/assembly module TamB: MKKRRRRLLTAATLVVAALLGLAGWKIYASRPLLQRIVVEKIETTLGGVLLYRDLHPTFSGVDLRDLSFQPHATAGKIAFTLHARQVSIRVNYLALLRDLFAPAPRVIQIAVFEPVLAISPARSSQPAAPAKPPALTPPAAARPAVPATADSRSPETAAPAAAASKYLIIENVEIHHGRITFADSALAQPALTIVNDINGWMHAWGESQAQVRLHGNVQHPSAAELTLSTAIDMRRVALDSIRLDISDLQFKGRLPIGLPGRMEMAGGTLGGSLVFARHPATTPESVADEIEVGGHLHLRHGKFLYALNEPVSPAKPQASSWLDRLSHKLAALTGNNLMKHVATSLQTAPLVIADASFDATLQDGSLTIANGRQLVNAQPMHFSGSVQLGELPFWMASLGRGKNPYALRIAAEMPPADSLQANQSNLAVRAPALNLHFGCDSLALREFLAPFLRVARPPRTGQAAPLTGLAAIHASITGTFFSPHIQASLASPLAVIGSKRLREVKAQFEYGAEPADTVAAGASASLRWRGSGMIDLAHERAAPALAPPPEFQWEGWGNIDLSARQLPVAATVVVEGRLTPLLSRLLARRGFKFQDNGPANGSAGLVSLPALPQTRMASVAQISGSFWQPLLQGRMSLEVQRPDQPAIRWLGNFAMAHDTLRLSAALPQQPGKVNATFWRLGARPMFKIEGLEVEALPVLFGEKISRSLLADLDVDFNLEGHTDSLNIGLEVRRKNSPNSFLRVVGYMLPLLQGERVTSGYVKFFPGRPNEFIANYTLHVQDSLFRITDFRCEPWLNATLEVQTGSRREVKGGLRLSGADLSRLLNGAAGDSAAWRGKMFGEMQLSGRLDDPRLAGHFWLFDGFFHEVGNLAISGQINADRSGWQIDSLQVMKDNRPGLAAEVGYRRSDRRLQIDVRGGEIRSGELLQALTGMPAHKFDGEASLRLNADGPAADFWSEKGVPLSGALAVRNASVFGIRFSELSADLEDNSRDQQPPARLSRHGIYLPRLRLSKQDVLSLAGEAFLPFSGEADVRASFAGGGNLLAILPEVSNWFKPGASGQSQLSLNVRGPYGRLTLCNSRLSLRDGALPMARLAREITGINAEIAIDGRGTFIAIPFLEARLGEATLSVRNVEHLAPVLLADASGAGIDALAAAGGPGWEPLQIGNSSLHLGTILAKSSENGLPLSIPGLMKKHEIGRFRLTGLVDSTAVWGDADEFMIGGPWDHPRVQGRAVLENVEFQFPFIEESDPVLRHLLRRINWNVVAESRKDNHYVRAIPTAFNDVYIDLGVDDARSRLRFAGIVDDTTYGENAFRIEGSVLATRGEVEYLDMNFEVEEFGAEFDKSQLFPIVYGRAKTVVRDSTNAPYNVYLTLVAIDPVSGREEPRGRFQHAVFKLVSDQPNLLGTGQEQVLASLGYSVDRLGEKATEAVGIGTDNLILRPFLRPVERAVQRTLGLDVVRFSSRFTRNFLTTNLSSNSSANTPTLPDARRSLFRSSRLTVGKYLLDNLYLSYIGQLESGAEQDSATAIAGQPLPDLEYKLQLRHRLGLEYRLNPDMLLQVEYDFADENVRSDRRIWLRHSFPVEFPKEEN, translated from the coding sequence ATGAAGAAACGACGCCGGCGCTTGCTGACGGCGGCCACTCTGGTGGTCGCCGCTCTGCTTGGCCTCGCCGGGTGGAAAATCTACGCCAGCCGCCCCCTGCTGCAGCGCATCGTCGTGGAAAAAATCGAGACGACGCTCGGCGGGGTGTTGCTCTATCGGGATTTGCATCCCACCTTCAGCGGCGTCGACCTGCGTGACCTTTCCTTTCAGCCCCATGCCACCGCCGGCAAAATCGCCTTCACGCTGCACGCCCGGCAAGTCTCCATTCGTGTAAATTATCTCGCGCTGCTGCGTGACCTGTTCGCGCCTGCGCCGCGCGTCATTCAAATCGCGGTGTTTGAGCCGGTGCTGGCGATCTCGCCGGCGCGCTCCTCCCAGCCGGCCGCACCGGCGAAGCCGCCTGCTCTCACGCCGCCGGCCGCGGCCCGCCCCGCGGTGCCAGCCACTGCCGATTCACGTTCTCCGGAAACTGCTGCGCCAGCAGCCGCGGCCTCGAAATATCTCATCATCGAAAACGTCGAGATTCATCACGGCCGGATCACATTCGCCGACAGCGCACTCGCGCAACCGGCCCTTACCATCGTAAATGACATCAACGGCTGGATGCACGCCTGGGGCGAGTCGCAGGCGCAGGTGCGGCTGCACGGCAACGTCCAGCATCCCAGCGCCGCGGAACTGACGCTCTCCACCGCCATCGACATGCGGCGCGTCGCGCTCGATTCCATCCGCCTCGATATTTCCGATCTGCAGTTCAAAGGCCGGTTGCCCATTGGCTTGCCGGGTCGAATGGAAATGGCCGGCGGCACGCTCGGCGGCAGCCTGGTCTTCGCCCGCCACCCGGCGACGACGCCGGAGTCGGTTGCAGACGAAATCGAAGTCGGCGGCCATTTGCATCTCCGCCACGGCAAATTCCTCTACGCGTTGAACGAGCCGGTCAGCCCGGCCAAACCGCAAGCCTCCTCCTGGCTGGATCGCCTCAGCCACAAGCTTGCCGCCCTGACCGGCAACAATTTGATGAAGCATGTGGCCACCTCCCTGCAAACCGCGCCACTCGTCATTGCAGACGCCAGCTTTGATGCCACATTACAAGACGGCAGCCTGACCATTGCCAACGGCAGGCAATTGGTGAATGCCCAACCCATGCATTTCAGCGGCAGTGTGCAACTCGGGGAGCTGCCCTTTTGGATGGCGTCGCTGGGGCGCGGCAAGAATCCCTATGCCCTGAGAATTGCCGCCGAGATGCCACCGGCAGATTCCCTGCAAGCCAACCAATCCAATCTGGCAGTGCGCGCGCCGGCACTCAATCTGCATTTTGGTTGTGACTCTCTTGCGCTGCGCGAGTTTTTGGCGCCCTTTCTGCGCGTCGCGCGCCCGCCACGCACCGGTCAGGCTGCTCCCCTTACCGGCCTGGCTGCAATTCATGCGAGCATCACCGGCACTTTCTTTTCTCCGCACATTCAAGCCAGCCTCGCCAGCCCGCTCGCGGTGATCGGCAGCAAGAGGCTGCGTGAAGTGAAAGCTCAATTCGAATATGGCGCCGAGCCGGCGGACACGGTCGCGGCCGGCGCGAGCGCCTCATTGCGCTGGCGCGGCAGCGGCATGATTGATCTCGCTCACGAACGTGCCGCGCCAGCGCTGGCGCCGCCGCCGGAATTTCAGTGGGAAGGCTGGGGCAATATCGATCTCAGCGCGCGCCAGTTGCCGGTGGCCGCAACCGTGGTGGTGGAAGGCCGCTTGACGCCGCTGCTCTCGCGCTTGCTGGCGCGCCGCGGTTTCAAATTTCAAGACAACGGCCCGGCCAACGGCAGCGCCGGCCTCGTCTCGTTGCCGGCTCTGCCGCAAACGCGCATGGCCAGTGTGGCGCAGATCTCCGGCAGTTTTTGGCAGCCGTTGCTGCAGGGCCGCATGTCGCTCGAAGTGCAACGGCCGGACCAGCCGGCCATCCGCTGGCTGGGCAACTTTGCCATGGCGCACGACACGCTGCGCCTGAGCGCGGCGCTGCCGCAGCAACCCGGCAAGGTCAATGCCACTTTCTGGCGGCTCGGCGCGCGGCCGATGTTCAAAATCGAAGGGCTGGAAGTCGAGGCGCTGCCCGTGCTCTTCGGAGAAAAAATCTCGCGCTCGCTGCTGGCTGATCTCGATGTTGATTTCAACCTCGAAGGCCACACCGACAGCCTCAACATCGGCCTGGAGGTGCGCCGCAAGAATTCGCCAAACAGCTTTCTGCGCGTGGTGGGTTACATGCTGCCGCTGTTGCAGGGCGAGCGGGTCACCTCCGGCTATGTCAAATTCTTTCCGGGCCGGCCCAATGAGTTCATCGCCAACTACACGCTGCACGTGCAGGACAGTCTCTTCCGCATCACGGATTTCCGCTGCGAGCCCTGGCTCAATGCCACGCTCGAAGTGCAAACCGGCAGCCGCCGCGAGGTGAAAGGCGGCCTGCGCTTGTCCGGTGCGGATCTCAGCCGCTTGTTGAACGGCGCTGCGGGCGACAGCGCGGCTTGGCGCGGCAAGATGTTCGGGGAAATGCAGCTCAGCGGCCGCCTCGACGATCCCCGACTTGCCGGGCACTTCTGGCTGTTCGATGGTTTCTTTCATGAAGTGGGCAATCTCGCGATCAGCGGTCAAATCAACGCGGACCGCAGCGGCTGGCAGATTGACAGCCTGCAGGTGATGAAAGACAACCGGCCGGGCCTCGCGGCCGAAGTTGGCTATCGCCGCAGCGACCGCCGGTTGCAGATCGATGTGCGCGGGGGAGAAATTCGCAGCGGCGAATTGCTGCAGGCGCTCACCGGCATGCCGGCGCACAAATTCGACGGCGAGGCCTCGCTCCGGCTCAACGCCGACGGCCCGGCCGCTGATTTCTGGAGCGAAAAAGGCGTGCCGCTCTCCGGCGCGCTCGCCGTGCGCAATGCCAGCGTGTTCGGCATACGCTTCAGCGAGCTGAGTGCTGATCTCGAGGACAACAGCCGCGACCAGCAACCGCCGGCGAGGCTCTCCCGCCATGGGATTTATCTGCCGCGACTGCGCCTCAGTAAACAAGACGTGCTCTCGCTCGCGGGCGAAGCCTTTCTGCCGTTCAGCGGCGAAGCCGACGTGCGGGCCTCGTTTGCCGGCGGCGGCAATCTGCTGGCGATCCTGCCAGAGGTGAGCAATTGGTTCAAACCGGGCGCCTCCGGTCAAAGCCAGCTCAGCCTCAATGTGCGCGGCCCTTATGGCCGCTTGACGTTGTGCAATTCCCGCTTGAGCCTGCGTGACGGCGCCCTTCCGATGGCGCGGCTGGCGCGCGAAATCACCGGCATCAATGCTGAGATTGCCATCGATGGCCGCGGCACTTTCATTGCGATTCCCTTTCTGGAAGCCCGCCTCGGCGAAGCCACGCTGTCGGTGCGCAACGTCGAGCACCTCGCGCCGGTGTTGCTTGCCGATGCCAGCGGCGCCGGCATCGACGCGCTGGCGGCTGCCGGCGGTCCCGGCTGGGAACCGCTGCAGATCGGGAACTCCTCCCTGCATCTCGGCACCATTTTGGCCAAGTCCTCGGAAAACGGTTTGCCGTTGAGCATTCCGGGGTTGATGAAGAAGCATGAAATCGGCCGCTTCCGCTTGACGGGCTTGGTGGATTCCACCGCCGTGTGGGGCGATGCCGATGAGTTCATGATCGGCGGGCCGTGGGACCATCCGCGCGTGCAGGGCCGCGCCGTGCTCGAAAACGTCGAGTTCCAGTTTCCTTTCATCGAGGAATCCGATCCGGTTTTGCGCCACCTGCTGCGCCGCATCAACTGGAACGTGGTGGCGGAAAGCCGCAAGGACAATCACTACGTGCGCGCCATTCCCACCGCCTTCAACGATGTCTATATCGATCTCGGCGTCGATGATGCCCGCAGCCGCTTGCGTTTCGCCGGCATCGTGGATGACACCACCTATGGCGAGAATGCCTTTCGCATCGAGGGCAGCGTGCTCGCCACCCGCGGCGAGGTCGAATATCTCGACATGAACTTCGAGGTCGAGGAATTCGGCGCAGAATTCGACAAGAGCCAACTCTTCCCCATCGTTTATGGCCGCGCCAAAACCGTGGTGCGCGATTCCACCAACGCGCCCTACAATGTCTACCTGACCTTGGTGGCCATTGACCCGGTCTCGGGCCGGGAAGAGCCGCGCGGCCGCTTTCAGCACGCCGTATTCAAACTCGTTTCGGATCAGCCCAACCTGCTGGGAACCGGCCAGGAACAGGTGCTGGCCTCGCTGGGCTATTCCGTGGACCGCCTGGGCGAGAAAGCCACCGAAGCCGTGGGCATCGGCACCGACAATTTGATTTTGCGGCCGTTTCTGCGGCCAGTCGAGCGCGCGGTGCAGCGCACGCTCGGCCTGGACGTGGTACGCTTCAGCTCGCGCTTCACCAGGAATTTCCTGACGACCAACCTGTCCAGCAATTCCTCGGCAAATACGCCCACCCTGCCCGATGCCCGGCGCTCGTTGTTCCGCAGCAGCCGGTTGACGGTCGGGAAATATCTGCTCGACAATCTCTATCTCTCCTACATCGGCCAACTCGAGAGCGGCGCCGAGCAGGACAGCGCCACCGCGATCGCCGGCCAACCGCTGCCGGATTTGGAGTACAAACTGCAACTGCGCCACCGTTTGGGATTGGAGTATCGCCTGAATCCCGACATGTTGCTGCAAGTCGAGTATGACTTCGCGGATGAAAACGTGCGTTCCGATCGCAGAATCTGGTTGCGGCATTCCTTCCCGGTGGAGTTTCCGAAGGAGGAGAATTGA
- a CDS encoding isoprenyl transferase: protein MDGNGRWANLRNRPRVHGHREGINSVREIVRASGELGIRYLTLYTFSTENWSRPKSEVAALMSLLVKTIREEIEELNRNNVRLMTIGHLHDLPYVARAGMEHAMRALGKNTGLTLNLALSYSSRQELTDAMRRIAAEVKAGRLNPSAIDDELIKSFLYTSELPDPDLLIRTSGELRVSNFLLWQLAYTEIYVTEVLWPDFRRCEFYEALLAYQGRERRFGRVSEQIISADLEPHGMPAAQFAAAPVPLDLE, encoded by the coding sequence ATGGATGGCAACGGTCGCTGGGCAAATCTGCGCAACCGGCCGCGCGTACACGGCCATCGTGAAGGCATCAATTCCGTACGCGAGATCGTGCGCGCCAGCGGCGAGTTGGGCATCCGCTACCTCACGCTCTACACCTTTTCGACGGAGAACTGGAGCCGGCCCAAAAGCGAAGTTGCCGCTCTCATGAGTTTGCTGGTCAAGACCATTCGGGAAGAGATCGAGGAGCTCAATCGCAACAACGTCCGCCTGATGACCATCGGCCATCTGCATGATCTGCCCTATGTCGCCCGCGCCGGCATGGAACACGCCATGCGCGCGCTGGGCAAGAATACCGGGTTGACCCTCAATTTGGCGCTCAGTTATTCCAGCCGCCAGGAGCTGACGGATGCCATGCGCCGCATCGCCGCCGAAGTCAAGGCCGGCCGCTTGAACCCGTCAGCCATTGATGATGAACTGATCAAGTCCTTCCTCTACACCTCTGAGCTGCCAGACCCGGATTTGTTGATTCGCACCAGCGGTGAGCTGCGCGTAAGCAATTTCCTGCTGTGGCAACTGGCCTACACCGAGATCTACGTCACCGAAGTGCTGTGGCCGGACTTCCGCCGCTGCGAATTCTACGAAGCGCTGCTGGCTTACCAAGGCCGCGAACGCCGCTTTGGCCGGGTCAGCGAACAAATCATCTCTGCCGACCTCGAACCCCATGGCATGCCGGCGGCCCAGTTCGCCGCCGCTCCGGTACCGCTGGATTTGGAATAG
- a CDS encoding ROK family protein → MEILGIDIGGTGIKGAPVNPNTGRLRKERLRLLTPNPATPAKVAKLVQEMAQHFAWQGAIGIGFPGVVQNGKVLTAANLDKAWVGKHAESLFREATGCAVTVINDADAAGLAEMRFGAGRGHSGKVLLLTLGTGIGSALFVNGKLVSNTEFGHVQIRGKAAERRASDQVRVRKKLSWKKWAMRVQEYLDYMSLLLSPDLVILGGGAVKDYKKFAKYLKLAAVIKPAESGNLAGIVGAALAVQAASKNRRPPR, encoded by the coding sequence ATGGAGATTCTCGGCATTGACATTGGCGGCACTGGCATCAAAGGCGCACCGGTGAACCCCAACACCGGCAGACTGAGGAAAGAGCGTTTGCGTTTGCTCACGCCCAATCCAGCCACACCGGCAAAGGTCGCAAAGCTCGTGCAGGAGATGGCGCAGCATTTCGCGTGGCAGGGCGCGATTGGAATCGGCTTCCCGGGCGTGGTGCAGAACGGCAAAGTGCTCACCGCCGCCAATCTGGACAAAGCCTGGGTCGGCAAGCACGCGGAGAGTCTGTTTCGGGAGGCCACCGGCTGTGCGGTCACGGTCATCAATGATGCCGACGCGGCCGGATTGGCGGAGATGCGCTTCGGCGCCGGCCGCGGCCACTCCGGCAAAGTCTTGCTGCTCACCCTGGGTACCGGCATCGGCAGCGCCTTGTTCGTGAACGGCAAGCTGGTGAGCAACACCGAGTTTGGCCATGTGCAAATCCGTGGAAAAGCAGCGGAACGCCGCGCCTCCGATCAAGTGCGGGTGCGCAAGAAACTGAGCTGGAAGAAATGGGCGATGCGCGTGCAGGAGTATCTCGATTACATGTCCCTCCTGCTCTCTCCGGATCTGGTCATCCTCGGCGGCGGCGCCGTGAAAGACTACAAGAAATTCGCCAAGTACCTCAAACTGGCCGCTGTGATCAAACCGGCCGAGAGCGGCAATCTCGCCGGCATTGTGGGTGCGGCGCTCGCGGTGCAGGCGGCCAGCAAGAACCGCCGGCCGCCGCGCTGA